In a single window of the Papaver somniferum cultivar HN1 chromosome 8, ASM357369v1, whole genome shotgun sequence genome:
- the LOC113301629 gene encoding suppressor of mec-8 and unc-52 protein homolog 2-like codes for MKVSERFAKEEHAVTIRTATAKSVYQWIVKPRTTVKLNKMFLPGRMSFIFNMVPYSGSWNYNINGVKHNTNLMCGIKLGSMVTLRISACLVGYLLYHERV; via the exons ATGAAAGTTTCAGAAAG ATTTGCGAAGGAAGAGCATGCTGTGACTATTCGTACCGCGACTGCAAAG TCAGTGTATCAATGGATTGTCAAGCCACGGACTACTGTCAAGTTGAATAAGATGTTTCTTCCTGGTCGAATGTCATTTATCTTCAACATG GTTCCCTATAGTGGGTCATGGAATTACAACATTAACGGAGTGAAGCATAACACTAATCTGATGTGTGGGATAAAGCTGGGATCGATGGTGACACTGAGAATATCAGCTT GTTTGGTGGGATACCTTCTCTATCACGAAAGGGTTTGA